One genomic region from Neoarius graeffei isolate fNeoGra1 chromosome 4, fNeoGra1.pri, whole genome shotgun sequence encodes:
- the LOC132884640 gene encoding uncharacterized protein K02A2.6-like — protein sequence MFANRQDYRKEKKKRPVHTVRQNEQSSESDEESEVSVHSLKIYKVDADDEGYWAKPLLEGHPINMQIDTGSKASILSKKVYRRHLQHLPLRPSDTRFSTYLGEPVPMAGMTDVTVQTENQVRKLPVYVAMGNCPSILGRVWLENLQLNWQTVKMLSPSARKLETVLQRHQEVFKNELGLMKDITVKLSLKTDARPKFLKARPVPYAIRSKVDAELDALVASGVLEPVAISEWATPIVPVSKRNGDIRICGDFKVTLNPVLAPEQYPLPHIDDLFAGLSHGQKFSKIDLNQAYLQMAVEEESRELLTITTQKGLFRFCRLPFGITSAPAHFQRAMDQILNGLPGIQCYLDDILCTGATDEEHLRNLDAVLQCLQDYGLRVRKDKCEFFKPSVEYLGHVIDASGLHTAPSKSRAIADALPPENVGQLRSFLGLLNYYGRFIPNLASTLKPLHSLLCKGKAWKWNEACQQAFQQAKDTLLKSGVLTHFDPSLPIQLACDASPYGVGAVISHILPNGEEKPIAFASRTLNKAESNYAQIEREALSIVFGVRRFHQYLYGRRFTLLTDHRPLTTILGPHSGIPSLAASRMQRWAMLLSAHSYEIKYRKADRHQNADGLSRLPLPVTKPDNSVEIFYFSQVEGAPVTAVQVKRATRTDPVLARVMDMVTKGHSISNIPGFQPYLSRKTELSIQSGCLLWGRRVVIPPTLRKTVLQQLHAGHSGIVRMKELARSFFWWPGVDREIESVAKCCHTCQRVQNIPQLAPLHPWEFPEEPWQRVHVDFAGPVEGQMLLVAVDAHSKWPEVAVMKSTTAAKTIEKIGEMFSRFGCPVQLVSDNGPQLVSEEMSTFLQVNGVQHIKSAPFHPATNGLAERFVQTLKHALKTSQGQGSFHQRLHQFLLTYRNTPHATTKSSPASLMFKRDLRSHFDLLKPAAVKDTVQKQQEKQIQQRRQTKERNFAPGDYVLARNYSAGSQWVQATIVAKTGPVSYTLQTADGRMWKSHVDQILLSAAPAPTQPSMVGSGDLLEDDGTDTMAAPGGAPVPEVAVPELPPEMQVGLPPPSPAVGSTSQKGVTPGFSRERRYPERERRPPKRMDL from the coding sequence ATGTTTGCAAACAGGCAAGACTAccggaaggaaaagaaaaagaggcCAGTCCACACAGTGAGACAAAATGAACAGTCTAGCGAGTCTGATGAAGAATCAGAGGTGAGTGTGCATTCTCTGAAAATATATAAAGTGGATGCAGATGATGAGGGTTACTGGGCAAAACCCCTGTTAGAAGGACACCCCATAAATATGCAGATTGACACTGGATCCAAAGCGTCCATCCTCTCTAAAAAGGTGTATAGGAGGCACCTACAACATTTGCCTTTGCGACCCTCAGACACCAGATTTAGCACTTACCTCGGTGAACCAGTGCCAATGGCTGGTATGACTGACGTCACCGTTCAAACCGAAAACCAAGTGAGGAAACTCCCCGTCTATGTGGCTATGGGTAATTGCCCCTCTATCTTGGGCAGAGTCTGGTTAGAGAACCTGCAACTAAACTGGCAAACCGTAAAGATGCTGTCTCCCAGCGCCAGAAAACTAGAAACTGTTTTACAGAGACACCAAGAGGTCTTCAAAAATGAGCTGGGCCTAATGAAAGACATTACTGTTAAACTGAGCCTCAAAACAGATGCGAGGCCGAAATTCTTGAAAGCTAGGCCTGTGCCCTACGCCATACGCTCGAAGGTCGATGCTGAACTGGATGCCCTGGTCGCCAGTGGCGTGCTGGAGCCAGTAGCAATTAGCGAGTGGGCAACGCCTATCGTCCCGGTGTCAAAGAGAAATGGGGATATCCGAATTTGTGGGGATTTCAAGGTGACGTTGAATCCTGTACTTGCTCCAGAACAATATCCTTTGCCACACATTGATGATTTGTTTGCTGGACTCAGTCACGGACAAAAGTTTAGCAAAATAGATCTAAATCAAGCCTACTTGCAGATGGCTGTCGAAGAGGAGTCTCGAGAGCTACTCACCATAACGACACAAAAGGGCCTGTTCAGATTTTGTCGACTTCCTTTTGGAATCACATCAGCCCCTGCCCATTTCCAGCGTGCCATGGACCAGATCCTCAATGGTCTCCCTGGCATACAAtgctaccttgacgacatcctcTGCACAGGAGCCACCGATGAAGAACACCTGCGCAACCTCGACGCAGTCCTTCAGTGCTTGCAGGATTATGGCCTTAGAGTGCGTAAGGACAAGTGCGAATTCTTCAAGCCATCAGTCGAATATCTGGGGCATGTTATCGATGCCAGTGGGTTGCACACTGCACCATCCAAGAGCCGTGCCATTGCAGATGCGCTGCCACCCGAAAATGTGGGTCAATTACGCTCCTTCCTGGGATTACTAAACTACTATGGCCGGTTTATACCCAACTTAGCATCCACACTGAAACCGTTGCACAGCTTGCTCTGTAAAGGAAAAGCCTGGAAATGGAATGAAGCATGTCAGCAGGCTTTTCAGCAAGCTAAGGATACACTGTTGAAGTCGGGGGTGCTCACACACTTTGACCCCTCTCTGCCCATACAACTCGCCTGTGATGCCTCTCCCTATGGAGTAGGAGCTGTCATTTCCCACATATTGCCGAATGGGGAAGAAAAACCTATTGCCTTTGCATCACGAACATTAAATAAAGCAGAGTCTAATTATGCACAGATAGAGAGAGAAGCCCTGAGCATTGTCTTTGGTGTTCGGCGTTTTCATCAATATCTGTATGGGCGGCGGTTCACCCTCCTCACTGATCACAGGCCTCTCACCACAATCCTGGGGCCACACTCCGGCATACCATCATTGGCAGCGAGCCGCATGCAGCGTTGGGCCATGCTGTTATCCGCCCATTCATACGAGATAAAATATCGCAAGGCAGACCGACACCAAAATGCAGATGGTTTATCTAGGCTTCCGTTGCCTGTTACCAAACCCGACAACAGTGTAGAGATTTTCTACTTTAGCCAGGTAGAGGGGGCACCGGTCACAGCTGTACAGGTGAAGAGGGCAACTCGCACTGACCCTGTGTTGGCGAGAGTCATGGATATGGTAACAAAGGGGCACTCCATTAGCAATATTCCAGGTTTTCAGCCTTACCTGTCAAGGAAGACGGAGCTGTCAATACAGTCGGGATGTTTGCTGTGGGGAAGGAGggtggtcattccaccaacactaCGCAAGACTGTTCTCCAACAACTGCATGCAGGCCATAGCGGAATTGTGCGCATGAAGGAATTGGCAAGGAGTTTCTTTTGGTGGCCAGGAGTGGACCGAGAGATCGAGAGTGTGGCTAAGTGTTGCCACACGTGCCAGAGGGTCCAGAACATTCCCCAGCTAGCGCCCTTACACCCCTGGGAGTTCCCAGAAGAACCATGGCAGCGAGTCCATGTAGATTTTGCGGGTCCAGTGGAAGGCCAGATGCTTCTGGTTGCAGTGGATGCCCATAGCAAATGGCCTGAGGTGGCAGTTATGAAATCCACCACAGCAGCTAAAACCATTGAGAAAATTGGGGAAATGTTCAGCCGTTTTGGATGTCCCGTGCAATTGGTCTCTGACAATGGGCCCCAGCTAGTGTCAGAAGAAATGAGCACCTTCTTGCAAGTGAACGGGGTGCAGCACATCAAATCAGCACCTTTTCATCCAGCTACTAACGGGTTAGCTGAAAGGTTTGTGCAAACCCTTAAACATGCACTGAAGACGTCTCAGGGCCAGGGGTCCTTTCATCAGCGGCTGCACCAATTTCTGTTAACTTACAGAAATACACCTCATGCTACAActaagtcttctccagcatccctGATGTTCAAGAGGGACCTGCGGTCTCACTTTGATCTGCTTAAACCTGCTGCTGTGAAAGACACTGTTCAAAAGCAACAAGAGAAACAGATACAGCAGCGCCGACAGACCAAGGAAAGGAACTTCGCACCTGGTGACTACGTGCTGGCCAGGAATTACAGTGCAGGTTCACAGTGGGTGCAGGCGACCATAGTGGCAAAGACGGGTCCAGTCTCATACACCCTCCAGACTGCTGATGGTCGTATGTGGAAGAGCCATGTCGACCAAATCCTACTGAGTGCAGCACCAGCACCCACACAGCCCTCCATGGTTGGCAGTGGGGATCTATTGGAGGATGACGGTACTGACACCATGGCAGCCCCTGGGGGGGCTCCCGTTCCTGAGGTAGCTGTACCTGAGCTTCCGCCAGAGATGCAGGTGGGGTTGCCACCCCCATCTCCGGCAGTGGGGTCAACGTCCCAAAAGGGCGTTACACCAGGCTTTTCCCGGGAGCGCCGATATCCGGAAAGGGAGCGACGTCCACCCAAGCGAATGGACTTGTGA
- the LOC132885405 gene encoding polymeric immunoglobulin receptor-like isoform X1 translates to MKILLIFTLCLISDGGASKKVTGYSGGGVLIKCKYDTEYTENPKYFCKGSSPGCSDQIKTGDKNKWVNSGRFSLFDDTKSAEFRVMIRELTVQDNGTYQCAVERRAATDIYTPVELKVKEGDLVSREVRAYAGGGINIKCRCEDEDKDKPKSFCKNRADQQCFNQITTKLNSEWSNDGRFSIHDNRSSGFFSVFIRELITEDTGTYSCAVVVSDEIETYTVVKLNVTEDLSYEKSISKTFHVGGDLNISCKYPGSLRSDPKFLCKTRLQKAACSYKESVKESRKNINIGKFSLYDDRAKDIFTVIIRNAVGWDSGEYWCGAEAAWTSDHGYKVYFTQINLKATDPRVPVSTSKPTQPSSSPASPSSPPPSSPSSPPSPRPASLQSPTSPPSSSSPLPSSPLSPSTPPSPSSPSSPPSPRPSSLQSPTSSPLPSSPLSSSSPPSPSPSSPSLPSPSSPSLPSSPSSPSTSLLVTNKYKSGPTPAFLPPDHRVPVSTSKPTQPSSLPSPSSPPSPLPSSPSLPSPSSPSSRSSSSSQSPTLPPSSSSSSPPPSPSPSLPSSSSPSSPSSSPSPSTPLLITNKYKSGPTSAFLPPGFLVSTVIPVSGILLLFLIGISFVFVIVQRRHKMRAGRAATGRSSVEISGNEHEVPLTVCESEEIEDTRRLSHTRL, encoded by the exons ATGAAGATCCTCCTCATCTTCACCCTCTGTCTGATCTCAG ATGGAGGAGCCTCCAAGAAAGTAACAGGATATTCAGGAGGAGGAGTCCTTATCAAGTGCAAGTATGATACAGAAtacacagaaaacccaaaatatttcTGTAAGGGTTCATCTCCAGGCTGTTCTGACCAAATAAAGACAGGAGATAAAAACAAGTGGGTAAATTCAGGAAGATTCTCATTGTTTGATGACACCAAATCAGCAGAGTTCAGGGTGATGATCAGAGAGCTCACTGTACAGGACAATGGGACGTACCAGTGTGCAGTTGAGAGACGTGCAGCGACAGACATTTATACACCGGTGGAACTGAAGGTCAAGGAAG GGGACTTGGTCTCTAGAGAAGTGAGAGCATATGCAGGGGGAGGAATCAACATCAAGTGCAGATGTGAGGATGAAGATAAAGACAAACCAAAATCTTTCTGTAAGAACAGAGCTGATCAGCAGTGTTTTAATCAAATAACAACAAAACTAAACAGTGAATGGTCAAATGATGGCAGATTCTCAATTCATGACAACAGAAGTTCAGGATTCTTCAGTGTGTTTATCAGAGAGCTGATTACAGAGGACACTGGAACATATTCGTGTGCTGTTGTTGTGTCTGATGAGATAGAGACCTACACTGTAGTGAAGCTGAATGTAACAGAAG ATCTGTCCTATGAGAAGTCCATCAGTAAGACTTTTCATGTCGGAGGAGATTTGAACATCAGCTGTAAATACCCAGGATCCCTCAGGAGTGACCCCAAGTTCCTCTGCAAGACGAGGCTGCAAAAAGCTGCTTGTTCTTATAAAGAATCTGTTAAAGAAAGTAGAAAGAATATAAATATAGGGAAATTCTCCCTGTATGATGACAGAGCAAAAGACATCTTCACTGTGATTATTAGAAATGCGGTTGGGTGGGACTCTGGTGAATACTGGTGTGGAGCTGAAGCAGCCTGGACATCTGATCATGGATACAAGGTTTATTTCACACAGATCAACCTGAAAGCTACTG ATCCTCGTGTCCCAGTTTCAACCTCGAAACCAACACAACCTTCATCATCACCGGCAtcgccatcatcaccaccaccatcatcgccATCATCACCGCCATCACCACGACCAGCATCATTGCAATCGccaacatcaccaccatcatcatcatcaccactgcCATCATCACCGCTATCACCATCAacgccaccatcaccatcatcgccATCATCACCGCCATCACCACGACCATCATCATTGCAATCGCCAACATCATCACCACTGCCATCATcaccactatcatcatcatcgccACCATCACCAtcgccatcatcaccatcattgccatcgccatcatcaccatcattgccatcatcaccatcatcaccatccacATCTCTACTTGTCACAAATAAATACAAGTCCGGGCCTACACCAGCTTTTCTTCCACCAG ATCATCGTGTCCCAGTTTCAACCTCGAAACCAACACAACCTTCATCActgccatcaccatcatcaccaccatcaccattgccatcatcaccatcattgcCATCACCATCATCGCCATCATcacgatcatcatcatcatcgcaatCGCCAAcattaccaccatcatcatcatcatcatcaccgccACCATCACCATCGCCATcattgccatcatcatcatcgccatcatcaccatcatcatcaccatcaccatccacACCtctacttatcacaaataaatacAAGTCCGGGCCTACATCAGCTTTTCTTCCACCAG GATTTCTAGTATCCACTGTGATCCCTGTGTCTGGAATTCTGCTGCTGTTTCTGATTGGAATCTCATTTGTTTTTGTGATTGTACAAAGAAGACACAAGATGCGAG CAGGTAGAGCTGCTACTGGCAGGAGTTCTGTTGAAATCTCAGGAAATGAACATgag GTTCCTCTTACTGTCTGTGAGTCTGAGGAGATTGAAGACACCAGGCGACTTTCACACACCAGACTGTGA
- the LOC132885405 gene encoding polymeric immunoglobulin receptor-like isoform X2 — MKILLIFTLCLISDGGASKKVTGYSGGGVLIKCKYDTEYTENPKYFCKGSSPGCSDQIKTGDKNKWVNSGRFSLFDDTKSAEFRVMIRELTVQDNGTYQCAVERRAATDIYTPVELKVKEGDLVSREVRAYAGGGINIKCRCEDEDKDKPKSFCKNRADQQCFNQITTKLNSEWSNDGRFSIHDNRSSGFFSVFIRELITEDTGTYSCAVVVSDEIETYTVVKLNVTEDLSYEKSISKTFHVGGDLNISCKYPGSLRSDPKFLCKTRLQKAACSYKESVKESRKNINIGKFSLYDDRAKDIFTVIIRNAVGWDSGEYWCGAEAAWTSDHGYKVYFTQINLKATDPRVPVSTSKPTQPSSSPASPSSPPPSSPSSPPSPRPASLQSPTSPPSSSSPLPSSPLSPSTPPSPSSPSSPPSPRPSSLQSPTSSPLPSSPLSSSSPPSPSPSSPSLPSPSSPSLPSSPSSPSTSLLVTNKYKSGPTPAFLPPDHRVPVSTSKPTQPSSLPSPSSPPSPLPSSPSLPSPSSPSSRSSSSSQSPTLPPSSSSSSPPPSPSPSLPSSSSPSSPSSSPSPSTPLLITNKYKSGPTSAFLPPGFLVSTVIPVSGILLLFLIGISFVFVIVQRRHKMRGRAATGRSSVEISGNEHEVPLTVCESEEIEDTRRLSHTRL; from the exons ATGAAGATCCTCCTCATCTTCACCCTCTGTCTGATCTCAG ATGGAGGAGCCTCCAAGAAAGTAACAGGATATTCAGGAGGAGGAGTCCTTATCAAGTGCAAGTATGATACAGAAtacacagaaaacccaaaatatttcTGTAAGGGTTCATCTCCAGGCTGTTCTGACCAAATAAAGACAGGAGATAAAAACAAGTGGGTAAATTCAGGAAGATTCTCATTGTTTGATGACACCAAATCAGCAGAGTTCAGGGTGATGATCAGAGAGCTCACTGTACAGGACAATGGGACGTACCAGTGTGCAGTTGAGAGACGTGCAGCGACAGACATTTATACACCGGTGGAACTGAAGGTCAAGGAAG GGGACTTGGTCTCTAGAGAAGTGAGAGCATATGCAGGGGGAGGAATCAACATCAAGTGCAGATGTGAGGATGAAGATAAAGACAAACCAAAATCTTTCTGTAAGAACAGAGCTGATCAGCAGTGTTTTAATCAAATAACAACAAAACTAAACAGTGAATGGTCAAATGATGGCAGATTCTCAATTCATGACAACAGAAGTTCAGGATTCTTCAGTGTGTTTATCAGAGAGCTGATTACAGAGGACACTGGAACATATTCGTGTGCTGTTGTTGTGTCTGATGAGATAGAGACCTACACTGTAGTGAAGCTGAATGTAACAGAAG ATCTGTCCTATGAGAAGTCCATCAGTAAGACTTTTCATGTCGGAGGAGATTTGAACATCAGCTGTAAATACCCAGGATCCCTCAGGAGTGACCCCAAGTTCCTCTGCAAGACGAGGCTGCAAAAAGCTGCTTGTTCTTATAAAGAATCTGTTAAAGAAAGTAGAAAGAATATAAATATAGGGAAATTCTCCCTGTATGATGACAGAGCAAAAGACATCTTCACTGTGATTATTAGAAATGCGGTTGGGTGGGACTCTGGTGAATACTGGTGTGGAGCTGAAGCAGCCTGGACATCTGATCATGGATACAAGGTTTATTTCACACAGATCAACCTGAAAGCTACTG ATCCTCGTGTCCCAGTTTCAACCTCGAAACCAACACAACCTTCATCATCACCGGCAtcgccatcatcaccaccaccatcatcgccATCATCACCGCCATCACCACGACCAGCATCATTGCAATCGccaacatcaccaccatcatcatcatcaccactgcCATCATCACCGCTATCACCATCAacgccaccatcaccatcatcgccATCATCACCGCCATCACCACGACCATCATCATTGCAATCGCCAACATCATCACCACTGCCATCATcaccactatcatcatcatcgccACCATCACCAtcgccatcatcaccatcattgccatcgccatcatcaccatcattgccatcatcaccatcatcaccatccacATCTCTACTTGTCACAAATAAATACAAGTCCGGGCCTACACCAGCTTTTCTTCCACCAG ATCATCGTGTCCCAGTTTCAACCTCGAAACCAACACAACCTTCATCActgccatcaccatcatcaccaccatcaccattgccatcatcaccatcattgcCATCACCATCATCGCCATCATcacgatcatcatcatcatcgcaatCGCCAAcattaccaccatcatcatcatcatcatcaccgccACCATCACCATCGCCATcattgccatcatcatcatcgccatcatcaccatcatcatcaccatcaccatccacACCtctacttatcacaaataaatacAAGTCCGGGCCTACATCAGCTTTTCTTCCACCAG GATTTCTAGTATCCACTGTGATCCCTGTGTCTGGAATTCTGCTGCTGTTTCTGATTGGAATCTCATTTGTTTTTGTGATTGTACAAAGAAGACACAAGATGCGAG GTAGAGCTGCTACTGGCAGGAGTTCTGTTGAAATCTCAGGAAATGAACATgag GTTCCTCTTACTGTCTGTGAGTCTGAGGAGATTGAAGACACCAGGCGACTTTCACACACCAGACTGTGA